The following are encoded in a window of Mustelus asterias unplaced genomic scaffold, sMusAst1.hap1.1 HAP1_SCAFFOLD_35, whole genome shotgun sequence genomic DNA:
- the LOC144482193 gene encoding histone H1-like, with translation MTETAAAETAPPAAPAQVKTPRKKKAAPRPAAAGPKLGEQILNVVAGCRDRKGMSLAAIKKALAGSGVDVGKRVSQIRLTIKRKVEKGSLVQTKGQGASGSFKLAQKESPGKMGKKVKKPTAKKSLVKKTAAKKVTTKKAAAKKPAAKKPAAKKTPVKKSTVKKTSSKKAATPKKVVKKAALKKKSPVKKVTGGKSVKKVTKSKAKPKVKAAKAKKASGKK, from the coding sequence atgactgaaactgcagccgccgaaacggctcctccagccgctcccgctcaagtGAAGACTCCCAGGAAGAAGAAGGCGGCTCCCCGACCTGCGGCAGCCGGTCCCAAGTTGGGCGAGCAGATCCTCAATGTTGTGGCGGGATGCCGCGATCGCAAGGGAATGTCCCTGGCCGCGataaagaaagctttggctggcagtggagtggatgtggggaagcgcgTCTCCCAGATCAGGTTAACTATCAAGAGGAAGGTGGAGAAAGGCTCTCTGGTGCAGACAAAGGGACAGGGCGCCTCCGGCTCCTTCAAACTCGCTCAGAAGGAAAGCCcggggaaaatgggaaagaaggtgaagaaaccaacagccaagaaatctttagtaaagaaaacagcggccaagaaggtgacaacaaagaaagcagcagccaagaaacccgcagccaagaaacccgcagcaaagaaaactccagtgaagaaatcaacagtgaagaaaacaagcagcaaaaaggcggcaactccaaaaaaggtggtgaagaaagcagccctgaagaaaaagtctcctgtgaagaaggtgacgggcggaaagtctgtcaaaaaagtgactaaatcgaaggccaaacccaaagtgaaagcagcaaaagcgaagaaagcgtcaggaaagaagtga